In Streptomyces sclerotialus, one genomic interval encodes:
- a CDS encoding aspartate-semialdehyde dehydrogenase, with translation MPAADGLPAPAHGAPPADGIPTAAARAGRADDRAARKPNLAVVGATGAVGGVLLGILSERADIWGEVRLIASPRSAGRKLTVRGAETEVLALAEEVFDDIDIALFDVPDEVSATWVPVAAAKGAVVVDNSAAFRMDPDVPLVVPEVNARAARARPRGIIANPNCTTLSMIVALGALHAEYGLSELIVSSYQAVSGAGKAGVDVLRSQLSATSGTELGTTPGDVRRAVGDDLGPFPAPVALNVVPWAGSLREDGWSSEELKVRDESRKILGLPELRVTATCVRVPVITTHSLTVHARFEREVTVAGAHEILAAAPGVVLCDDPEEGEFPTPADVVGTDPTWVGRVRRSLDDPLALELFVCGDNLRKGAALNTAQIAEVVAAELAGG, from the coding sequence ATGCCGGCGGCCGACGGGCTGCCGGCACCGGCCCATGGGGCGCCGCCGGCGGACGGTATCCCGACGGCGGCGGCCCGCGCGGGCCGCGCGGACGACCGTGCGGCCCGTAAGCCGAACCTCGCCGTGGTCGGCGCGACCGGCGCCGTCGGCGGCGTACTGCTCGGCATCCTCTCCGAGCGTGCCGACATCTGGGGTGAGGTACGGCTGATCGCCTCGCCCCGCTCGGCAGGGCGCAAGCTGACCGTACGGGGCGCGGAGACCGAGGTCCTCGCGCTCGCCGAAGAGGTCTTCGACGACATCGACATCGCGCTCTTCGACGTGCCGGACGAGGTCTCGGCGACGTGGGTGCCGGTCGCCGCCGCCAAGGGCGCGGTGGTCGTCGACAACTCCGCCGCCTTCCGGATGGACCCCGACGTCCCGCTGGTCGTGCCGGAGGTCAACGCGCGCGCCGCCCGCGCACGGCCGCGCGGCATCATCGCCAACCCGAACTGCACGACCCTCTCGATGATCGTCGCGCTGGGCGCGCTGCACGCCGAGTACGGGCTGAGCGAGCTGATCGTCTCCTCGTACCAAGCGGTTTCCGGAGCGGGCAAGGCCGGCGTCGACGTCCTGCGCAGCCAGCTCTCCGCGACGTCCGGTACGGAGCTGGGCACGACGCCCGGGGACGTGCGGCGGGCCGTCGGTGACGACCTCGGGCCGTTCCCCGCGCCGGTCGCGCTGAACGTCGTGCCGTGGGCCGGTTCCCTGCGGGAGGACGGCTGGTCCTCCGAGGAGCTGAAGGTCCGCGACGAGTCCCGCAAGATCCTCGGCCTGCCCGAGCTGCGGGTGACCGCGACCTGCGTCCGCGTACCGGTGATCACCACGCACTCGCTGACCGTGCACGCGCGCTTCGAGCGTGAGGTCACGGTGGCCGGGGCGCACGAGATCCTGGCCGCCGCGCCCGGTGTCGTGCTGTGCGACGACCCGGAGGAGGGCGAGTTCCCCACACCGGCCGACGTGGTCGGCACGGACCCGACCTGGGTCGGCCGGGTACGCAGGTCCCTGGACGACCCGCTCGCGCTGGAGCTCTTCGTGTGCGGCGACAACCTCCGCAAGGGCGCGGCGCTGAACACCGCCCAGATCGCCGAGGTGGTCGCGGCGGAGCTGGCGGGCGGCTG